From Camelina sativa cultivar DH55 chromosome 20, Cs, whole genome shotgun sequence, the proteins below share one genomic window:
- the LOC104771601 gene encoding berberine bridge enzyme-like 4 has translation MGISKPLPTISCISFLVLYFSFYCITPTSSSSASLQDEFISCVKTNTHVDFPLETTLFAPAKNVSMFDQVLESTAQNLRFLAKSMPKPGFIFRPVHESQVQASIICSKKLGIHFRVRSGGHDFEAMSFVSRIERPFILIDFSKLRQIDVDIEDNSTWVQAGATLGELYYRIAEKSKIHGFPAGLCTSVGIGGYMTGGGYGSLMRKYGLAGDNVLDVKMVDANGKLLNRTSMGEDLFWALRGGGGASFGIVLAWKIKLVPVPETLTMFTVTKTPKQDPGMKIISKWQRIASNVMEELHIRVEFTAVGNKGNRTVMMSYKGQFLGEKVTLMKVMNKVFPELGLTLEDCTEMSWIESALRNGGFANGSSIDILLQLQSPLGKNYFKAKSDFVKEPISPLGLKGMFKRLIKEDTPFLNWTPYGGMMARIPESEIPFPHRNGILFKILYQTNWPENDKRPSRHINWIRELYSYMAPYVSSNPRQAYVNYRDLDLGQNMNNAKVNSIEAKTWGAKYFKDNYNRLVKIKTKVDPDNFFRYEQSIPPMV, from the exons ATGGGAATTTCAAAGCCACTCCCTACAATTTCTTGTATATCATTTTTAGtcttatatttttcattctATTGCATAACACCaacctcttcttcatcagccTCCCTGCAAGATGAATTCATCAGCTGTGTCAAAACAAACACGCATGTTGATTTCCCACTCGAGACAACACTCTTTGCTCCCGCGAAAAACGTCTCTATGTTCGACCAAGTCCTCGAATCGACGGCTCAGAATCTCCGGTTCTTGGCAAAATCTATGCCTAAACCGGGGTTCATATTCAGGCCGGTTCATGAGTCTCAAGTCCAAGCTTCCATCATCTGTTCCAAGAAACTCGGGATTCATTTCCGTGTTCGTAGCGGTGGCCATGATTTTGAGGCCATGTCTTTTGTTTCGCGGATTGAAAGACCGTTTATATTGATAGATTTTTCGAAACTGAGACAAATCGATGTTGATATTGAAGACAATAGTACTTGGGTTCAAGCTGGTGCTACGCTTGGAGAGCTTTACTACAG AATTGCAGAGAAGAGCAAGATCCATGGATTTCCCGCGGGTTTATGCACGAGCGTAGGCATAGGTGGGTATATGACAGGCGGTGGATACGGTTCCTTGATGAGGAAGTATGGTCTTGCGGGAGACAATGTTCTAGACGTGAAGATGGTTGATGCTAATGGTAAATTACTCAACAGAACCTCGATGGGTGAGGATCTATTTTGGGCCCTTAGAGGAGGCGGTGGAGCTAGTTTTGGTATAGTTCTAGCATGGAAGATCAAGCTTGTTCCTGTTCCTGAGACCCTAACCATGTTCACCGTTACCAAAACGCCAAAACAAGACCCAGGGATGAAGATTATTTCAAAGTGGCAACGAATTGCATCCAATGTTATGGAAGAGCTACACATCCGAGTTGAATTTACTGCCGTTGGAAACAAAGGAAACAGGACTGTGATGATGTCCTACAAAGGTCAGTTTCTTGGCGAGAAAGTCACCTTGATGAAGGTTATGAATAAGGTTTTTCCAGAACTAGGGTTAACTCTGGAGGATTGTACCGAAATGAGCTGGATTGAGTCCGCCCTTCGCAATGGTGGATTTGCAAATGGTTCTTCTATTGATATTTTGCTTCAGCTCCAGTCTCCTTTAGGGAAAAATTACTTCAAAGCCAAGTCTGATTTCGTTAAAGAACCTATCTCTCCTTTAGGACTCAAAGGAATGTTCAAAAGATTGATTAAAGAAGACACACCGTTTCTGAATTGGACTCCTTACGGTGGTATGATGGCGAGAATCCCTGAATCTGAGATCCCATTTCCGCATAGAAACGGAATCCTCTTCAAGATTCTCTATCAAACGAACTGGCCAGAGAATGACAAGAGACCGAGTAGACACATCAACTGGATCAGAGAGTTGTACAGTTACATGGCGCCTTATGTCTCAAGTAATCCAAGACAAGCATATGTCAACTACAGAGATCTAGACCTGGGACAGAACATGAACAACGCAAAGGTTAACTCCATAGAAGCTAAAACTTGGGGAGCTAAGTACTTCAAAGACAATTACAACAGACTGGTGAAGATTAAAACAAAGGTTGATCCAGATAACTTCTTCAGATACGAGCAGAGCATTCCACCTATGGTGTAA
- the LOC109131242 gene encoding uncharacterized protein LOC109131242, whose translation MVTSEEEESSTSSLERKILKSVTAAMTTMLDARLGVLHLNQPNPEANQRQRQNQEEPRQDDETRRYYSHGSSHSSQRRRRRERPVPRDPLGGLKCKIPAFHGTSNPDTYLEWEQKIELVFVCQEVTEVNKVKLAATEFYDYALSWWDQLVTSRRRTGDMPIDTWNQLKTVMRRRFVPSYYHRDLHQRLRNLVQGSKTVEEYFKEMETLLLRADVHEDGETMMSRFMGGLNREIQDRLETQHYVEIEEMLHKAVMFEQQIKRKNSRSSYSTAKTSYSSGKSSYQKEDKPGYRKDYKPFVKPKPFESDPKGKGKEVITRTRDIRCFKCQGLGHYASECVNKRIMVLKDNGEVESEEERSENDSVEEGLEAPAKGELLVARRSLSVLTKSEEQAQRENLFHTRCIVKDKVCSLIIDGGSCTNVASRTMVEKLGLEVLKHPKPYALQWLNEKGEMSVKEQVKVPLSIGKYQDEIMCDILPMDASHILLGRPWQSDRQVHHDGFTNRHTFEHNGRKTTLIPMTPHEVYLDQLSMKQRTAKQTEPTDNKGKSKVSHNSLLFVYKETLACSTNPEPVLPSKVELVLQEYNDVFPEDNPIGLPPIRGIEHQIDFVPGAALPNRPAYRTNPTETKELERQVNELMDKGHIRESMSPCAVPVLLVPKKDGSWRMCVDCRAINNITVKYRHPIPRLDDMLDELHGSSIFSKIDLKSGYHQIRMKEGDEWKTAFKTKQGLYEWLVMPFGLTNAPSTFMRLMNHVLRKHIGVFVVVYFDDILVYSKNLEDHVMHLRLVLDLLRKEKLYANYKKCTFCTDNLVFLGFVVSADGIKVDEEKVKAIRDWPSPTNVSEVRSFHGLAGFYRRFVKNFSTIAAPLTEVIKKDIGFKWEAAQENAFQALKEKLTNSPVLILPNFMKTFEIECDASGIGIGAVLMQDHKPIAFFKEQAQRENLFHTRCIVKDKVCSLIIDGGSCTNVASRTMVEKLGLEVLKHPKPYALQWLNEKGEMSVKEQVKVPLSIGKYQDEILCDVLPMDASHILLGRPWQSDRQVHHDGFTNRHTFEHNGRKTTLIPMTPHEVYLDQLSMKQRTAKQTEPTDNKGSKTVEEYFKEMETLLLRADVHEDGETMMSRFMGGLNREIQDRLETQHYVEIEEMLHKAVMFEQQIKRKNSRSSYSSAKTSYSSGKSSYQKEDKTGYRKDYKPFVKPKPFESDPKGKGKEVITTTRDIRCFKCQGLGHYASECVNKKIMVLKDNGEVESDEECSENNSVEEGLEAPAKGELLVARRSLSVLTKSEEQAQRENLFHTRCIVKDKSDPSPSKPCECVLGKQIPHQESISRPRRLRVGQADCR comes from the exons atggtgacatcagaagaggaagagtcatcTACATCTAGTCTTGAAAGGAAGATCCTTAAGTCAGTCACCGCAGCTATGACAACCATGCTTGATGCTAGACTTGGCGTTCTGCACTTGAATCAACCAAACCCGGAAGCAAATCAGCGTCAAAGGCAGAACCAGGAGGAACCAAGGCAAGACGACGAAACCAGGCGATACTATAGCCACGGTTCTTCACACAGCAGTCAGCGGAGGCGTCGACGTGAACGTCCAGTACCAAGAGATCCGTTGGGAGGTCTTAAGTGCAAGATCCCAGCCTTTCACGGAACCAGCAACCCGGATACCTACTTGGAGTGGGAACAGAAAATCGAGTTAGTGTTTGTTTGTCAAGAGGTCACCGAGGTCAACAAAGTTAAACTTGCCGCAACCGAGTTCTACGACTATGCTCTAAGTTGGTGGGATCAGCTTGTTACCAGCCGCAGACGTACCGGAGACATGCCGATCGATACATGGAACCAGCTGAAAACCGTCATGCGAAGGAGATTTGTGCCGAGTTATTATCACCGCGATCTTCATCAACGTTTGAGGAACTTAGTTCAAGGAAGCAAGACTGTCGAAGAGTACTTCAAGGAAATGGAAACCCTATTGCTAAGAGCTGATGTTCATGAAGATGGAGAAACTATGATGTCGCGATTCATGGGAGGTCTCAACCGCGAAATCCAAGACCGTCTAGAAACCCAGCACTATGTGGAAATTGAGGAGATGCTTCACAAAGCAGTCATGTTCGAACAGCAAATCAAGAGGAAGAACTCTCGATCCAGCTACAGCACCGCTAAGACCAGCTACAGCTCAGGAAAGTCAAGTTATCAAAAGGAGGACAAGCCCGGCTACCGGAAGGACTACAAGCCATTCGTCAAGCCAAAGCCATTTGAGTCAGACCCGAAAGGTAAGGGTAAGGAAGTGATCACGAGGACAAGGGATATTCGTTGCTTTAAGTGTCAAGGACTTGGGCATTACGCAAGCGAATGTGTCAACAAAAGGATCATGGTTCTTAAAGATAATGGCGAGGTAGAGTCTGAAGAAGAGCGTTCGGAAAACGACTCTGTGGAAGAGGGTTTGGAAGCCCCAGCTAAAGGAGAGCTGCTTGTTGCTAGGAGATCGTTGAGTGTTCTAACCAAATCAGAGGAGCAAGCACAAAGGGAAAACTTGTTCCACACGCGATGTATTGTCAAAGACAAGGTATGTAGCTTGATTATTGATGGTGGAAGTTGTACTAACGTTGCAAGCAGGACTATGGTGGAAAAGCTTGGCTTAGAAGTGCTCAAACATCCAAAACCATATGCGCTTCAATGGCTCAACGAAAAAGGTGAGATGTCCGTTAAGGAGCAAGTCAAGGTGCCGCTTTCTATTGGTAAGTATCAGGACGAAATCATGTGTGACATACTTCCGATGGACGCTAGCCACATTCTTCTTGGACGTCCATGGCAATCAGACCGACAAGTTCACCATGATGGCTTCACCAACCGACACACCTTTGAACACAATGGCCGCAAGACGACTCTCATTCCCATGACGCCGCATGAGGTCTATCTAGATCAGCTTAGCATGAAACAACGAACCGCCAAACAAACTGAACCAACCGATAACAAGGGTAAGAGCAAGGTAAGTCATAATAGTTTGCTATTTGTTTATAAAGAAACTCTTGCTTGTTCTACTAACCCCGAACCGGTGCTACCGAGTAAAGTTGAGTTGGTTTTGCAAGAATATAATGATGTGTTTCCGGAGGATAATCCCATTGGTCTGCCACCAATCCGAGGGATCGAGCATCAAATCGACTTTGTGCCGGGAGCCGCTTTACCAAACCGACCAGCTTACCGCACCAACCCAACCGAAACCAAGGAGCTTGAAAGACAAGTGAACGAGCTGATGGACAAAGGACATATTCGAGAAAGCATGAGTCCATGTGCCGTTCCAGTGTTGCTAGTACCTAAGAAAGATGGGAGTTGGCGAATGTGCGTGGACTGCCGAGCCATCAACAACATAACGGTTAAGTATCGCCATCCTATCCCTAGATTAGATGATATGCTTGATGAATTGCATGGCTCTAGCATCTTTTCTAAGATTGATCTTAAAAGTGGATATCATCAAATCCGtatgaaagaaggtgatgagtggaaaacggcttttaaaaccaaacaagggttatatgaatggttagtcatgccgtttgggttaACTAATGCGCCTAGCACTttcatgagattgatgaatcatGTCCTTAGGAAGCATATTGGTGTATTTGTTGTGGTCTATTTTGatgacattttggtttataGCAAGAACTTAGAAGATCATGTCATGCATCTTAGACTTGTTTTGGATTTGCTTCGCAAGGAAAAACTTTATGCGAACTATAAGAAGTGCACCTTTTGCACAGATAATCTTGTTttcctaggctttgttgtgagtgcAGATGGAATCAAGGTTGATGAGGAGAAAGTCAAGGCAATCAGAGATTGGCCAAGTCCTACCAATGTGAGCGAGGTGAGGAGTTTTCATGGCCTAGCAGGGTTCTACCGACGGTTTGTCAAGAACTTCAGCACTATTGCCGCCCCACTCACGGAAGTGATTAAAAAGGACATTGGTTTCAAATGGGAAGCTGCACAAGAAAATGCATTCCAGGCTTTGAAAGAGAAGCTCACTAATTCCCCTGTTTTAAttcttccaaattttatgaaaacttttgagattgagtgTGATGCCTCAGGGATAGGCATTggagctgttttgatgcaggatcatAAGCCCATAGCTTTCTTCA AGGAGCAAGCGCAAAGGGAAAACTTGTTCCACACGCGATGTATTGTCAAAGACAAGGTATGTAGCTTGATTATTGATGGTGGAAGTTGTACTAACGTTGCAAGCAGGACTATGGTGGAAAAGCTTGGCTTAGAAGTGCTCAAACATCCAAAACCATATGCGCTTCAATGGCTCAACGAAAAAGGTGAGATGTCCGTTAAGGAGCAAGTCAAGGTGCCGCTTTCAATTGGTAAGTATCAGGACGAAATCCTGTGTGACGTACTTCCGATGGACGCTAGCCACATTCTTCTTGGACGTCCATGGCAATCAGACCGACAAGTTCACCATGATGGCTTCACCAACCGACACACCTTTGAACACAATGGCCGCAAGACGACTCTCATTCCCATGACGCCGCATGAGGTCTATCTAGATCAGCTTAGCATGAAACAACGAACCGCCAAACAAACTGAACCAACCGATAACAAGG GAAGCAAGACTGTCGAAGAGTACTTCAAGGAAATGGAAACCCTATTGCTAAGAGCTGATGTTCATGAAGATGGAGAAACTATGATGTCGCGATTCATGGGAGGTCTCAACCGCGAAATCCAAGACCGTCTAGAAACCCAGCATTATGTGGAAATTGAGGAGATGCTTCACAAAGCAGTCATGTTCGAACAGCAAATCAAGAGGAAGAACTCTCGATCCAGCTACAGCTCCGCTAAGACCAGCTACAGCTCAGGTAAGTCAAGTTATCAAAAGGAGGACAAGACCGGCTACCGGAAGGACTACAAGCCATTCGTCAAGCCAAAGCCATTTGAGTCAGACCCGAAAGGAAAGGGTAAGGAAGTGATCACGACGACAAGGGATATTCGTTGCTTTAAGTGTCAAGGACTTGGGCATTACGCAAGCGAATGTGTCAACAAAAAGATCATGGTTCTTAAAGATAATGGCGAGGTAGAGTCTGATGAAGAGTGTTCGGAAAACAACTCTGTGGAAGAGGGTTTGGAAGCCCCAGCTAAAGGAGAGCTGCTTGTTGCTAGGAGATCGTTGAGTGTTCTAACCAAATCAGAGGAGCAAGCGCAAAGGGAAAACTTGTTCCACACGCGATGTATTGTCAAAGACAAG